tacccaaatataaataagcattttgtttttgaacacACTACCTAAGCAGatattttgtagtaatatgtaaaaataattattaaatatggtataataaacataagtaTTAGGTATCAAGGtaacaataactttttaaggtagtacctatattaagaaaattcaAGGGTTTTATTGAATgaaccaaataaaaatgataataaatcaaatcaactaaatgttgtatgtataaaaattattctctgAAAACAATGAACAATGACGAGTGACCCCCGCTATGTAGTAACCAAGAACAATAGTTTTGCTTAATGGTGTCACTCTGTCAGTAACTTTAactgagattttttttttttatactaagttTTACTGCAAAACTTAatcttattttaactttaaaatattaaattaaacctactttaaataaaaaatgttagttacTATAATCAAATCTATATTgaggtaaatactaaataataatattaaaaaatattggacAAAATAACAAAGGTACTCGCATTCAGACATTTATACAGATAcagtatattgattttttattagagaAAACAGGTATTGTAttggaatattaatattttataatactacctccttttaaatttgtattatgtagTCATGaagacgttatattatatttgaatggggttcattcatttaaatactttaaactcTATATTACACTTCTTAAAGGATATTGTaaacttatgaaaaataatttaacaattataaataaaattaaaattaaaattgctcaattaatcttatttaaatattataaaatattactgctAGTAGTAAtccattttacttttaattctactacctattatatataaaattatagaacgTATCTACATGTCATTAAAatcttagttatatttttgttttttattttttttagaaattatacatagatatacatCTTTTTTATAACTACCTAGGTAGAAACTTTGTACTAGttttcattttgattttttcattaaaattaaaaacaacaaagataacttatatcaattttaaaattacatttaataaatatacattagatttatatgtagataaaatttaacaataattgaaacaaaatgtactatatataaatatgatacatttgttagatgtttttttaacagtcataataattgtaaaattctttgacgtaaaaataaatgtacatagtacaatattttatttaggtaactaaaaaatgtatgattaataaaatcaatacatgaaTACAAGTAGTatgttaatgtaataatttataatgagtcATTTTATGtgtaaactgataaaataaaattattaaagttcatcttatgattacaaaataaaaacaaagattTTTATGTGATACCTGTTTTCAATTAcaagaaattcaaaaaatattttagtatgttattaatataaaaataatataaaaatatatttctagttataaaattacaaatgatttgtattttaatcacTGAACTTTTGATTTgagatattagtattaatttatactaaaaaatattgtattgttattaattattcaatagctaaataaatatttaaaatgttgtcatACCACCAAAATGTACCATTATCACACAACGGCTGTCATAAATCACGGGAAAAACATATTAGATgttgtttaaaacatatttatgattatcgtGCCAACatgaaattaacaatttaaaaaagtctaaaaaatataccaataaaattactaatttctGAACccatttaaactaataagttTAAGAACAACAAGGACTTAGGTAATTTTACCTTATGCTTTTGATTGTggatttttttcctttattgCTACGTCTTTTTGGTTTAATTCGTTCATCATCACTATCATTTTTAGATTCATCATAAGCAGTCTTAAAACCTTCTTGTATACGCTGTCGAGCTATTCGAGAACTATTTCTACTACTATAAGAATAAGTACTTTGGTGTGGATTCATACATAATGctaaatgttttgataataaaagaCACTTCACAGGTACAAAGCATTTGGGACAATCAACTTCCTGAGTTGGTTTAGTGATATTCAAATGTTCAGCCATATGTACTAAGGTTGGAGTATGACAGCgtctattataattagaatCAAACCGTCTTGGATCGAGAactcttaattttaattccttatgaatattaaatataatttcacacAGCAGCTcatcaattattaaagttattgttTTCCTAGTCTCGGGTGTAAAATGACTTAAAGTAGATTCTTTTATAGCtcttaattctaaaatatgagTACTTTCTTCTTCATCGTAGTCTTCATCTTCTTCAAATGATAAATGAATCCGCATAGCAGTACTTTCCATCTATAATGATTCAAAGGATctgaaaagtaaaataacattaaactataatgttgcttatgttttaatatttttaaagataaaccaATCACAAAAGttgtaattatttgtgtaatattaaaatggaatattagtaacttattatttttaattaaattcttaaaagacaaataattaattgttaaaaaaaaaatagctgtttgttgttacataataatattaagtattataaaatataccattattaaagaTTGCCCATGTAAATGTGTATTGACAGTcatgatttttgaataaataatgaacacTGCTACAACTTTCAATAATTGAAGACACCAATGTTTAAGAACCAATAagagtaataaattaagtgtttgaatttataatacttataaaacttaatatgaGTCATACAAACTAAAAACTGGAAATTACTTTTACTGCTGATCAAACtattatagatgtataatcattttgcattttttttaaatgtttaccaattattcatttatgttgtgtaaatcaaaaaatcgtgTTACACTAATCAATTGAGGAATacgatatttgataaataatataatacgatagttttgataatttaatatagttttataatattatagtttaaaactcAATACACcataatttgtttgtaaaatctcatgtatttaaatttataaaaaaaatatagtattaatagaataaaattgaatttatagatttacagCAAGTAAATATTCTTAGTTCAAAAACAGTGAATCTGATAcaaatgtttacataaaaattgtatttttaaacatgaataaattattaagatcaagatcttaaaaatacttataacggTATCctaaaacattattgatttgagttaaaatacaaattaatttaattctacaataatatttttttacatttttaattttaacaaaaaaaaaaaaaaaaataataataaaatgttttgaagttttaattggttttgagtaataaattaataatattaaacttaacatttaagtgcacacataaaaaaatatatatgtaaaaaccaattttgttTAGAAGGTAGTctataaacaaacaattaaattctGAGCCATCAAAACcataatttgtttcatatgaataaaatacatacttcCCCTAGTATTTAACAtagaaaaatatctattattcatCACAATTTTACAGAGGTATTTAATCAAGCAATCACAGTTACATGGAAATTAAACTGAACAGTGAATACGTGATGTATGGTTtaacaataacttaaatatacttaggACATTCAATCAACAATTTGaatcatcaataataatgactaACAATTTAACACCaactatatatttgaaaataagttagtaaaaaaataaaaaaatataatttacagccTTCGGTGAAatggttaatattaaattgtttgaaaatatacacCCTAAAATCATtcaagtaatattttagttttacatttttgtcagtttaataaaatatatcatggaTTTAATTAGATTGGttgttctattttaaaaattgacaattgataaacatgcaaaaattgtatttatacacctaattaaaataacttataaaaaatattttaaaaactaagcaGTGCTGTCATTAGTaagagaattattatttttgactgatacattaagtatttaaaacagacatgagacataatattaataaaacaaatggtAGATATATTTAGTGAGAATttctcattaaataaaatctatatataatataatacttaatacaaaatattattttattgacatttaaaatgtatacatactaatgtaggtagtaggttctaaacataaaaattaaaacatatcatactaataataatgaatttaaaactcgCAGcagagaaattttaaatttaagataacgctagttgtaaaaaatattatgttgcacACAGAATGAAAAAACTTACTAGcagttatgataaaataaacttatacttTAGATAATGTTTCAGTAAATTAGGAACCTTCAgtacatttttgaacattcagtTTATTATACAAGCATTCTAGCTTTGCGAGCAATGATTCGTTAATAAAACGTGCACTTTCCAATGGACAGTAATCGTCTCCTGTGGACAAGGCAATTGTAATGGCAGCTGGTTCatgtattataggtaaaaaGTTGAATACAATATCCATAGATTTCGCAATATCAGCTATGTCTGTATGATGGTTAGGTAATTCAATATTGTCAATTGTGCAACCAGCATTATGCACTATCAACCAGTCAATAGTATCGTAATGTTTCAACAGCtcatttacaataaatgataaatcttCAGAATTTACAGCAGTTAAATTTTCAGTCGGATACTCATCTAATGATTTTCCATCATCAAGATGCATGAACACAGATTCTAATTCTTGCAACAATATTTCTCTAGAACGAGAACATTGAAGTAAGCTGTTAACGTCTTCTTTATTAGTCGGCGAATTAAACGTGTAAATTTTATGTAGATTAGTATAAAGATTCGCTTTATCATACATGGATAAAAATGGATTGTTTGTGGAGAAAAAGTCACAATCAAAATCTAAGATGTAATGAGGATTATCTCTAGTATACTCGATAAACTTATTTCGCAATAACTCAAATTTTTCCTCGCCATCATTGAAAACTGAACTACACATGGTAAACACAAACAACTTGATCGTTTTTATGTTAATGAGATCACTTTCTAAACAATAAAGACCTTCGCTCAGATAAAAATCACTAGAATTAGTCAATCGTATGGCGCCGGACATCTTATGCTTGCCAATACTGAACACAATTTCGCCTTCGTTGAATTGCCGTGCCCAAGGGGGCTTTACCcagataattttatcaaaatggcCGGCGTACGCAGCTGGCAGTATCCAGTTCTCGATGCTCAGCGAATCAAACAACTGTTCTTTTTCGTATACATAATCGGCCGGCATATCTTTTGGAATGGACAAGTCCGGATGCGAATCGAAATGTAACAAAACATTGCCGTACAAGGGCAAGTGTTTGGAACCTATTTCCCGGTAGATATATCGCAACGCGTCGTTATGGTCATCGACTACGTGAACGGGCATCGTCGAgtgtttctttattttgtaaaccATGTttgtttctaataatttatacaacgaACGTTTAAAAACTCGCTATAAGTGTAAACTGTACGAACGCGATTCTACTTACTGTGGCGATCGTGATCAAGCGGACAGTGACACAGTGTAGAACAACGACGGTACACAACTATCGTCGGGGCACGGCGGAGCTGGCGCGACTGACGGGCTGGACGGCGGGCGGCTGGCTGTCTAGCGGATCACCACCACGTTGGTGGCGCGCACACACAAGAGTCGACGGCGGTGGAACGTGTACGGTGCGATGTCGACGAGACAGCGCTCAGGCCTCTTCGGACGTTGGCGGCCAGGAAACGAATGGCCCAGCGGCAGACGACGCCAGACGCGAGAGAAAACTTTtggaaaacaataacaaaaaaaaaaaaacccaaaatCAACGGTGACTGCTGGTCGTGTGTTTGGGACACGGGTAGTGGTACGACCTATGATGAGCGCGAGAGCACGGGGCGGGAAGGGGTTCACGAACTACTGCGGCGAAAGGTATGTCGGCGAAATTCGTATATTGCTCGGCATTGCGCATCCCCACTACTTTCCGCGCAACGAGTACACGAACATTTTCATGGTTTTCGGGACAAACAAAGGAGAGATAACAGCGGTTAACGGGTTGAGCACGCGGTAGGGTGTCGAACGGTAGGCGGTCGGTCGCGGTCTCGCTCGATACCAGCAGCAAACTTTGTGTGTTTGTACagtgtagtagtagtagtagtagtagtagtagtagtagtagtagtagcagTAGTAGACGGTAGTCGTTGTAGACAGTTGTAGTTGTTGTAGTAGTGGCGGTACTGTCGGTACCCGATGTTTTGCATTGGTAAACAAACGATAAAACCAAATcggaataataatgtttgattTACATGCCgaagatactataatattatatacttaaaccaTAGTCGTGCGCACGGAGGGTTCCGGGTGTGCCTGGGCACCCCCGACATGTAATTGGGGCCCTAAAATTGAAGTCTTATagcatataatgtatgtatccgtattttaactaatgttactagaataaaaatggtattttttctaaaatatgacgtaacaaaaaaaatatgtttcgggataaaaaaaataacacaacgtaaaatattttaaatttgcgtgataaaacttattatgataataactgCTAGATATTATTgactacaaaagtaaaaataataaatatatattgcaattatCTTGAAAACAGATTTTAGATCCtactatctaataaaatattgtattacttgGTACTATAGTAATACCACTGgttaatatgtgatataatgtaagtaatatttatttgtgcattataatttactaaaatatgtacacgTCTTGTTAAAAGAGGACCCAAATTAAGAAAAAGGTCCGAAAAATTGTAGGCGTCCCCACGAAATTTAAgtctgcgcacgcctatgttaaacgtattaatatttaatcataacaaaaaaatacatcacgccatgataattattagtgtaatataaagtttaataatttatttagcatacaaaaaatgaatacttacaaattacaattgaaacttattattaagtcTTATTcacgtttattttatcttctaAAATCAACTCGTTGTTGTATTATCCGTTGTTATTATCACGAATGAATTGTTTAGCGccgaatatatgatattttattttcgtgatttcattaaattttgcaaataatactattgataCAAACGAACCAAAAGAAAcgaatgaattataaatcattataaattctagccttaaattattttttctttcgatTTTCACACATCttccaaaataaatatgctcTCAGAATCCAAACCTAGTGGTATGAATcagataggtacctaattaatgttttaaatataatccaatatttttaaatacaacatttcaATATACGATATAGCTAGAAACTTAAGTTCCATGACATGTACTGTAGGTATACTAAACAATTTGATCgagcataaaatatgtttttatcaacatttattggaattcaaaattctttaaatgtctataaatagcttagaatatataaaatttttatttagtgcagaaaattataatttgcattttaGTGGAATTtttcaagtaaatatttttcctgtacatattaaaatgtattttaattaactataaaatataccaatacgtattaattgcataaataatagtatatattttatttttttttatgtttaaataacttatatagttatacataaatgtatatacataatatacagcgCACAGAGGGGGAGCTTAGACTCCCTAAGCcttctcaaaaaataaattgaattttgctggttatttatttttagttatcacTACAAAGTATAAGGTAATtgtatattgcattattattatttaagcatttaaataatttaatagtatttacttaCCTAATGTTTGTTAAAGATTTATTTGGAAGTACTCGATCTCGAAAATTTGACATgtccgttttaaaaaaacattttgggtATAGGTAAATTCGAGTTTAGAGAAAATTAAACATGATTTGTCATTATTAGATGATACAGTATTTCCTAATTTTCGCAAGATGTTTCTATACTAGTAGCTATTACTCTTCCAATAAGTACAGCAACCTGCAAGAGATAATTTTCCACGATACACGCAACATCGTCATTCAACGcgacgattaaaaatatagctgCGCAGTGCGTACCTACACTTATGAATCAAGGTATAGATTCAgcaataattaaagtattttaaatagagaAAATgacattagtatatattaaataaattaaatgattataataaatgtataatgttaaattatgacAATTATGTCGCTACattttacaacaaattattttgttttgattttcttacaataaaataaatgcattaatttattaagaaaatattcattaaaaagtatgttacaatatttatacatatttcacataaaatatgttataagcaTAGTAAAGCAagtaatatgtaggtataatccCCCGACCATTTTTTCTATTTGCGCCACTGTATATctgtatatgtaca
This genomic stretch from Rhopalosiphum maidis isolate BTI-1 chromosome 3, ASM367621v3, whole genome shotgun sequence harbors:
- the LOC113559035 gene encoding UPF0489 protein C5orf22 homolog, encoding MVYKIKKHSTMPVHVVDDHNDALRYIYREIGSKHLPLYGNVLLHFDSHPDLSIPKDMPADYVYEKEQLFDSLSIENWILPAAYAGHFDKIIWVKPPWARQFNEGEIVFSIGKHKMSGAIRLTNSSDFYLSEGLYCLESDLINIKTIKLFVFTMCSSVFNDGEEKFELLRNKFIEYTRDNPHYILDFDCDFFSTNNPFLSMYDKANLYTNLHKIYTFNSPTNKEDVNSLLQCSRSREILLQELESVFMHLDDGKSLDEYPTENLTAVNSEDLSFIVNELLKHYDTIDWLIVHNAGCTIDNIELPNHHTDIADIAKSMDIVFNFLPIIHEPAAITIALSTGDDYCPLESARFINESLLAKLECLYNKLNVQKCTEGS